Proteins co-encoded in one Streptomyces sp. NBC_01283 genomic window:
- a CDS encoding ANTAR domain-containing protein, with product MGTDSDLAYVLQSLHPSSGETSLIGADPKLCAQALLVDGIAVSATTDNGLSELLWSTAGASTWLEDLQFTLGQGPALEVAASCRPVLVADLSRVPAGRWPVLLPEATALGVGAVFCFPLSVGSACLGTMTLQRTAPGPLPDTAMTDTWLVANALTSLLLESGPQQEALATAADSSDFYRAAVHQASGMVSVQAGVSLAQALLRLRAHAYRHGQPLLEVAEDVVARRLAFHNDENGPDDPAGEGTERP from the coding sequence GTGGGCACCGACAGTGACCTGGCTTACGTGCTGCAGAGCCTGCATCCCTCCTCCGGTGAGACGAGTCTGATCGGTGCCGACCCGAAGCTGTGCGCCCAGGCCCTGCTCGTGGACGGCATCGCCGTCTCGGCGACCACCGACAACGGCCTGAGCGAACTGCTGTGGTCCACAGCAGGCGCCAGCACGTGGCTGGAGGACCTGCAGTTCACTCTGGGGCAGGGACCGGCGCTCGAAGTGGCCGCCTCGTGCAGGCCCGTCCTGGTGGCGGACCTCTCGCGCGTGCCGGCCGGCCGGTGGCCCGTGCTGTTGCCCGAGGCCACGGCGCTGGGCGTCGGCGCCGTCTTCTGCTTTCCGCTGTCCGTCGGGTCGGCCTGTCTGGGCACGATGACGCTGCAACGCACGGCGCCGGGTCCGCTCCCGGACACCGCGATGACCGACACCTGGCTGGTGGCCAACGCTTTGACCTCCCTCCTGCTGGAGAGCGGTCCACAACAGGAAGCCCTCGCCACCGCCGCCGACTCCTCGGACTTCTACCGGGCTGCCGTTCACCAGGCCAGTGGCATGGTCAGTGTCCAGGCCGGGGTCTCGCTCGCCCAGGCCCTCCTGCGGCTGCGCGCCCACGCCTACCGGCACGGGCAGCCGCTGCTGGAGGTAGCCGAGGACGTGGTAGCCAGGCGG
- a CDS encoding M23 family metallopeptidase, producing the protein MASNRPAPQGAYVPNDDDFGGYDDDSWEEWNPTEESIRPVRGRHRVHKRGGGGLARSSTVLGVGVIAAVGAGGIATAQGGKPPVSIAMPDMSAVTDSLPEAKSLPGVGSLISDDSSGSGSADNAVTTAAAPLSAAGLSTADTEQGTTDAGEALRARIMEQAENQQDQADAAVQKAAEEAAVKQAAEQAAAKQTAAEKKIAAEKAAAKKKAEAEAKKKAEAERLAKLAKSYTLPVASYTLTGTFGQPGSMWSSGYHTGLDFAAPTGTPIKAIHSGTIKEAGWAGAYGYRTVLELDDGTELWFCHQSSMNVSAGQKVTTGEVIGRVGATGNVTGAHLHLEVHPGGDATGVDPAAWLRGKGQSL; encoded by the coding sequence GTGGCGTCCAACCGCCCTGCCCCCCAAGGCGCGTACGTACCGAATGACGACGATTTCGGTGGGTACGACGATGATTCCTGGGAGGAATGGAACCCCACCGAGGAGTCCATTCGTCCCGTCCGCGGCAGGCACCGCGTGCACAAGCGGGGCGGCGGCGGACTTGCCCGCAGCTCCACGGTTCTCGGCGTAGGTGTCATCGCCGCCGTCGGCGCGGGCGGCATCGCCACCGCGCAGGGCGGCAAGCCCCCGGTCTCCATCGCGATGCCGGACATGTCGGCCGTCACGGACTCGCTGCCGGAGGCCAAGTCGCTGCCGGGCGTGGGGTCCCTGATATCCGACGACTCGTCCGGCTCCGGTTCCGCGGACAACGCCGTGACGACCGCCGCCGCACCCCTCTCCGCCGCGGGACTCAGCACCGCCGACACCGAGCAGGGCACCACGGACGCGGGCGAGGCGCTGCGGGCCCGCATCATGGAGCAGGCCGAGAACCAGCAGGACCAGGCGGACGCCGCGGTCCAGAAGGCGGCCGAAGAAGCCGCCGTCAAGCAGGCCGCCGAGCAGGCCGCCGCCAAGCAGACCGCGGCCGAGAAGAAGATCGCCGCCGAGAAGGCCGCCGCGAAGAAGAAGGCCGAGGCGGAGGCCAAGAAGAAGGCCGAGGCCGAGCGCCTGGCCAAGCTCGCGAAGAGCTACACCCTCCCGGTCGCCTCGTACACGCTCACCGGCACCTTCGGCCAGCCCGGCTCCATGTGGTCCTCCGGCTACCACACCGGCCTGGACTTCGCGGCGCCGACGGGCACGCCCATCAAGGCGATCCACTCCGGCACCATCAAGGAAGCGGGCTGGGCGGGGGCGTACGGCTACCGCACGGTCCTCGAACTGGACGACGGCACCGAGCTCTGGTTCTGCCACCAGTCCTCGATGAACGTCAGTGCCGGCCAGAAGGTCACCACCGGCGAGGTCATCGGCCGCGTCGGCGCGACCGGCAACGTCACCGGCGCCCACCTCCACCTGGAGGTCCACCCGGGCGGCGACGCCACCGGGGTCGACCCCGCGGCATGGCTGCGCGGCAAGGGCCAGTCGCTCTGA
- a CDS encoding PrsW family intramembrane metalloprotease, protein MPAAGPAGLRHARWWQRRAIRAAALVTLLALSGLVILALVREQTGTEGFLVGLGLATLPVPLLVAAFRWLQRVQPGPWRNLLFAFAWGACAAALIAIVANSFATRWIATATADPTSADTLGATVIAPIVEESAKAAAVLLVFLFRRREFTGIVDGVVIAGVTATGFAFTENILYLGSAFGADQLNGGTGLASVTAATFFVRVVMSPFAHPLFTVLTGIGFGIAALSTDRQNWRRVLLPLLGLLLAMGLHALWNGSASFGDYGFFAVYATFMLPAFGLLTWLVIWTRQRGLRIVRAELPAYVIAGWLTAPEPYALGTMRARTLARDYASYTQGKAAARTVAQYETYATALALLRHRGRRGKAGADFVVRERELLNALWERREAARPALAYAAQATAPVLVPIPPQHGYRQPYPQPYPHPQPYPQQPYSQQPPYGYPYAQPAMPYPAYNPYRG, encoded by the coding sequence ATGCCCGCCGCCGGGCCTGCCGGGCTGCGGCACGCACGCTGGTGGCAGCGAAGAGCGATACGCGCGGCCGCCCTGGTCACGCTGCTCGCCCTCTCCGGCCTGGTGATCCTGGCCCTGGTGCGGGAACAGACCGGCACCGAGGGCTTCCTGGTCGGGCTCGGCCTCGCGACGCTGCCCGTGCCGCTCCTGGTGGCCGCCTTCCGCTGGCTGCAACGCGTCCAGCCGGGCCCCTGGCGGAATCTGCTCTTCGCCTTCGCCTGGGGCGCCTGTGCCGCCGCCCTCATAGCCATCGTCGCGAACAGCTTCGCGACCCGCTGGATAGCCACCGCCACCGCCGACCCCACCAGCGCGGACACCCTCGGCGCGACGGTCATAGCGCCGATCGTCGAGGAGAGCGCGAAGGCCGCGGCCGTCCTGCTCGTCTTCCTCTTCCGCAGACGCGAGTTCACCGGCATCGTCGACGGCGTCGTGATCGCCGGAGTGACCGCCACCGGCTTCGCGTTCACCGAGAACATCCTCTACCTCGGCAGCGCCTTCGGCGCGGACCAGCTCAACGGCGGCACCGGGCTCGCGTCCGTGACGGCGGCGACCTTCTTCGTACGCGTCGTCATGTCGCCCTTCGCGCACCCGCTCTTCACCGTGCTCACCGGCATCGGCTTCGGCATCGCCGCGCTCAGCACCGACCGGCAGAACTGGCGGCGCGTCCTGCTCCCGCTCCTCGGACTGCTCCTCGCGATGGGCCTGCACGCCCTGTGGAACGGCTCGGCCAGCTTCGGGGACTACGGCTTCTTCGCGGTGTACGCGACGTTCATGCTGCCCGCGTTCGGCCTGCTCACCTGGCTGGTGATCTGGACCAGGCAGCGCGGCCTGCGCATCGTGCGCGCCGAACTCCCCGCGTACGTGATCGCGGGCTGGCTCACCGCGCCCGAGCCGTACGCGCTCGGCACGATGCGCGCCCGCACGCTCGCCCGCGACTACGCCTCGTACACCCAGGGCAAGGCCGCGGCGCGCACGGTCGCGCAGTACGAGACGTACGCGACGGCTCTCGCGCTCCTGCGGCACCGCGGACGCCGGGGCAAGGCGGGCGCCGACTTCGTCGTACGGGAGCGGGAGTTGCTGAACGCCCTGTGGGAGCGCCGCGAGGCCGCGCGGCCCGCCCTCGCCTACGCGGCACAGGCGACGGCACCGGTACTCGTACCGATACCGCCGCAGCACGGGTACCGCCAGCCGTATCCCCAGCCCTATCCGCATCCCCAGCCGTATCCGCAGCAGCCCTACTCGCAGCAGCCCCCCTACGGATATCCGTACGCCCAGCCGGCGATGCCCTACCCCGCCTACAACCCCTACCGGGGCTAG
- the trmB gene encoding tRNA (guanosine(46)-N7)-methyltransferase TrmB has translation MSESNAAPEHPRTPRPKGEPRFPDGPSPDPAGSHFERRIRSFQPRRSRVTTSQADALRRLWPMWGLDIDGQRTLDFAELFGAGRPVVLEIGFGMGEATAQMAADDPDTGILAVDVHTPGQGNLLGLAERNGLDNIRVANGDAVILLREMLPPASLDGLRVYFPDPWPKARHHKRRIIQPDFLDLAAPRLKPGAVLHCATDWEPYAEQMLEVLTAHPAFENTQADGGYAPRPAFRPLTRFEGQGLDKGHVVHDLLFRRTSGQGTGSGTGSGTGQGI, from the coding sequence GTGTCTGAGTCGAACGCCGCCCCCGAGCACCCCCGCACCCCCCGCCCCAAGGGCGAGCCCCGCTTCCCCGACGGGCCCTCACCCGACCCCGCGGGCTCACACTTCGAGCGCCGGATCCGCAGCTTCCAGCCGCGCCGGAGCCGGGTCACCACAAGCCAAGCGGACGCGCTGCGGCGGCTGTGGCCCATGTGGGGGCTGGACATCGACGGGCAGCGGACCCTCGACTTCGCCGAACTGTTCGGCGCCGGCCGGCCCGTCGTGCTGGAGATCGGGTTCGGCATGGGCGAGGCCACCGCCCAGATGGCCGCCGACGACCCGGACACCGGCATCCTCGCCGTGGACGTGCACACCCCGGGCCAGGGGAACCTGCTCGGCCTCGCCGAGCGGAACGGCCTGGACAACATCCGCGTGGCGAACGGCGACGCCGTCATCCTGCTCCGCGAAATGCTCCCGCCCGCCTCCCTCGACGGCCTCCGCGTCTACTTCCCCGACCCCTGGCCCAAGGCCCGCCACCACAAGCGCCGCATCATCCAGCCCGACTTCCTCGACCTCGCCGCGCCCCGCCTCAAGCCCGGCGCCGTGCTGCACTGCGCGACCGACTGGGAGCCGTACGCCGAGCAGATGCTGGAGGTGCTCACCGCGCACCCCGCGTTCGAGAACACCCAGGCCGACGGCGGGTACGCACCCCGCCCCGCCTTCCGTCCCCTCACCCGGTTCGAGGGCCAGGGCCTGGACAAGGGACACGTGGTCCACGACCTGCTGTTCCGCCGTACTTCCGGTCAAGGAACCGGCTCAGGAACCGGCTCAGGAACCGGCCAAGGGATCTGA
- a CDS encoding aldo/keto reductase yields MTSLRKLGSSDLEVFPLALGGNVFGWTADEAQSFSVLDAYTAAGGNFIDTADVYSAWVPGNKGGESETVLGSWLAARGNRSDVVLATKVGAHPDYKGLSANTIKSGAEESLRRLGTDYIDLYYTHYDDPTVSVEEIIGALDDLVTSGKVRAIAASNVTPERLQEFLDFSDCEGLARYSVLQPHYNLVSRDTYEGPLEQVASRSGLAAVPYYALASGFLTGKYRPGAQVDSARAEGAGKHLATDRGLRVLAALDEVAQAHDAELATVALAWLAAQPTVAAPLASARTVEQLPALLAVGELELTEAEVSALTAASA; encoded by the coding sequence ATGACTTCTCTCCGCAAGCTTGGCTCGTCCGACCTCGAGGTCTTCCCGCTCGCCCTGGGCGGCAACGTCTTCGGCTGGACGGCCGACGAGGCGCAGTCCTTCAGCGTGCTCGACGCCTACACCGCCGCCGGCGGCAACTTCATCGACACCGCCGACGTCTACTCGGCCTGGGTGCCCGGCAACAAGGGCGGCGAGTCCGAGACCGTACTCGGCAGCTGGCTCGCCGCGCGCGGCAACCGCTCCGACGTCGTGCTCGCCACCAAGGTCGGCGCCCACCCCGATTACAAGGGCCTGTCCGCCAACACCATCAAGTCCGGTGCCGAGGAGTCGCTGCGCCGCCTGGGCACCGACTACATCGACCTCTACTACACGCACTACGACGACCCGACCGTCTCGGTCGAGGAGATCATCGGTGCGCTCGACGACCTGGTGACGTCCGGCAAGGTGCGCGCGATCGCCGCCTCGAACGTGACCCCCGAGCGGCTCCAGGAGTTCCTCGACTTCTCCGACTGCGAGGGCCTGGCGCGCTACTCGGTGCTGCAGCCGCACTACAACCTCGTCTCGCGCGACACGTACGAGGGCCCGCTGGAGCAGGTCGCCTCGCGCTCCGGCCTGGCCGCCGTCCCGTACTACGCGCTCGCCTCCGGCTTCCTGACCGGCAAGTACCGCCCGGGTGCGCAGGTCGACAGCGCGCGGGCCGAGGGCGCGGGCAAGCACCTGGCCACCGACCGCGGCCTGCGGGTGCTCGCCGCCCTGGACGAGGTCGCCCAGGCGCACGACGCCGAACTCGCGACTGTGGCCCTCGCGTGGCTCGCGGCGCAGCCGACGGTGGCGGCGCCCCTCGCCTCGGCCCGTACGGTCGAGCAGCTGCCCGCGCTGCTCGCGGTGGGGGAGCTCGAACTGACGGAGGCCGAGGTGTCGGCGCTGACGGCGGCTTCCGCCTAG
- a CDS encoding PP2C family protein-serine/threonine phosphatase, which produces MGQRGGSGGGGGRRPDVRHERALVRTLPLLLIVVGVVYDLTTPPEFTASPLFTAAPLIAAPFYSLLSTALIGTGSCAAVLALHFKTDTSTDVEAVTELITVVTVAVLAVLINRVVRRSDKQLASARSISEAAQRAVLPQPDPRIGGLDIAARYEAAEADAFIGGDLYAVQETPHGVRVIVGDVRGKGMGAVAAVAVVIGAFREAAEQEATLEAVAQRLERALAREGTRRDGLDAFEGFTTAVLAEIPHGDGLVRLINRGHPGPLLLRGDGRLCVLSATEPALPLGMGELGAWPDRADETEFPPGAMLLLYTDGLSEARDVRGEFYDPAARLGGRIFPGPGGPDALLSTLVEEVRRHTGGGGTDDMALLAVRRPVSPAVTEGHHSA; this is translated from the coding sequence GTGGGGCAGCGAGGAGGAAGTGGCGGGGGCGGCGGCAGGCGTCCCGATGTCCGGCACGAGCGGGCGCTCGTGCGGACCCTCCCCCTGCTGCTCATCGTCGTCGGGGTGGTCTACGACCTGACGACCCCGCCGGAGTTCACCGCCTCGCCGCTCTTCACCGCGGCCCCGCTCATCGCCGCACCCTTCTACTCGCTGCTCAGCACCGCCCTCATCGGCACCGGCTCCTGCGCCGCCGTGCTCGCCCTGCATTTCAAGACCGACACCAGCACCGACGTCGAGGCCGTCACCGAGCTGATCACGGTGGTGACCGTCGCCGTCCTCGCCGTCCTCATCAACCGCGTCGTACGCCGCAGCGACAAGCAGCTCGCCTCCGCCCGCTCCATCTCCGAGGCCGCCCAGCGCGCCGTGCTGCCGCAGCCGGACCCCAGGATCGGCGGGCTCGACATCGCCGCGCGGTACGAGGCGGCGGAGGCCGACGCGTTCATCGGGGGCGATCTGTACGCCGTGCAGGAGACCCCGCACGGCGTACGCGTCATCGTCGGCGACGTACGGGGGAAGGGCATGGGCGCGGTGGCGGCCGTCGCCGTCGTGATCGGGGCGTTCCGGGAGGCCGCCGAGCAGGAGGCCACGCTGGAGGCCGTGGCCCAGCGCCTGGAGCGGGCCCTTGCGCGCGAGGGCACGCGGCGCGACGGGCTCGACGCCTTCGAGGGCTTCACCACCGCCGTGCTCGCCGAGATCCCGCACGGCGACGGTCTCGTGCGGCTCATCAACCGCGGGCACCCGGGTCCGCTGCTCCTGCGCGGCGACGGGCGGCTGTGCGTCCTGTCCGCCACCGAGCCCGCGCTGCCGCTCGGGATGGGGGAGCTAGGCGCCTGGCCGGACCGTGCGGACGAGACGGAGTTCCCGCCGGGGGCGATGCTGCTGCTCTACACCGACGGGCTCTCCGAGGCGCGTGACGTCCGGGGCGAGTTCTACGATCCCGCGGCCCGGCTCGGCGGCCGGATCTTCCCGGGCCCCGGCGGCCCGGACGCGCTCCTGTCGACGCTCGTCGAGGAAGTGCGGCGGCACACCGGGGGAGGCGGCACCGACGACATGGCGTTGCTCGCGGTGCGGCGGCCCGTGTCACCGGCCGTGACGGAAGGACACCACTCCGCATAA
- a CDS encoding alginate lyase family protein produces the protein MGSVRRALVMVLVPLLVGVSAACGSSGGGTDAATERARPAEQAFEHPGVLVSKAQLKRVRAHVAAGEQPWLTAFRRMRNSKYGADDYTAKPYAVVECPPDTRPGQGCVEEREDAIAAYTQALLWNITGDRAHAEKAVQIMDAWARVITRHTEANAGLQTAWAASSWARAAEAVRYTYDGWTDGRILRFERMLRTAYLPQVRDGAADFNGNWDLLMADATISMAVFLDDHESFEKAVTHFRTRVPAYFYMKSDGPLPVSPAGSGINTPGKLQKYWFGQKTFADGLSQETCRNFKHASYSLAATAHIAETAWHQGVDLYGEVKERLRAALEFHSKYQLGAEAPDWLCGGKVQRDMGPDTEVGLNHLRDRLKLDLPETERLTRKQRPEGTDDLFVAWETLTHAENT, from the coding sequence ATGGGTTCCGTACGACGGGCTCTCGTGATGGTGCTCGTGCCGTTGCTGGTCGGCGTCTCGGCGGCCTGTGGCAGTTCCGGCGGCGGCACCGACGCGGCCACCGAGCGGGCCCGGCCCGCCGAGCAGGCCTTCGAACACCCCGGAGTCCTCGTCAGCAAGGCGCAGCTGAAGCGCGTACGGGCCCACGTCGCGGCGGGCGAGCAGCCCTGGCTGACGGCGTTCCGGCGGATGCGGAACAGCAAGTACGGTGCGGACGACTACACCGCCAAGCCGTACGCCGTCGTCGAGTGCCCGCCCGACACCCGCCCGGGCCAGGGCTGCGTCGAGGAGCGTGAGGACGCCATCGCCGCGTACACCCAGGCCCTGCTCTGGAACATCACCGGCGACCGCGCGCACGCCGAGAAGGCCGTGCAGATCATGGACGCCTGGGCGCGGGTGATCACCCGGCACACCGAGGCCAACGCGGGCCTCCAGACGGCCTGGGCCGCCTCCTCGTGGGCACGCGCGGCCGAAGCCGTGCGCTACACCTACGACGGCTGGACCGACGGCCGGATCCTCCGCTTCGAGCGGATGCTGCGCACCGCCTACCTGCCCCAAGTGCGGGACGGCGCGGCCGACTTCAACGGCAACTGGGACCTCCTGATGGCCGACGCGACCATCAGCATGGCGGTCTTCCTCGACGACCACGAGTCCTTCGAGAAGGCGGTGACGCACTTCAGGACCCGCGTGCCGGCCTACTTCTATATGAAGTCGGACGGTCCGCTGCCCGTGTCGCCCGCGGGCAGCGGAATCAATACCCCGGGGAAGCTCCAGAAGTACTGGTTCGGGCAGAAGACCTTCGCCGACGGGCTCTCCCAGGAGACGTGCCGGAACTTCAAGCACGCCAGCTATTCACTCGCTGCCACCGCGCACATCGCGGAGACCGCCTGGCACCAGGGCGTCGATCTGTACGGCGAGGTCAAGGAGCGGCTGCGGGCCGCGCTGGAATTCCACTCCAAGTACCAGCTGGGCGCCGAGGCGCCGGACTGGCTGTGCGGCGGCAAGGTGCAGCGCGACATGGGGCCCGACACCGAGGTCGGCCTCAACCACCTGCGGGACCGGCTGAAGCTGGACCTGCCGGAGACGGAGCGGCTCACCCGGAAGCAGCGGCCCGAGGGCACGGACGATCTGTTCGTGGCCTGGGAGACGCTGACGCACGCCGAGAACACGTGA
- the lhgO gene encoding L-2-hydroxyglutarate oxidase, with protein MVRAGMYDCDVLVIGGGIVGLSTAYAITRAAPGTRVTVLEKEAGPARHQTGRNSGVIHSGIYYRPDSLKARYAVRGAAEMIKFCAEYGIAHEVTGKLIVATERSELPRLHALVQRGRENGIPVRELGPAQIAEYEPEVRGLAAIQVGTTGICDYGSVAERLADASGADVRYGADVVRIDRRATLGVAVRTADGSVVRGKVLVNCAGLQCDRVAMLAGDDPGMRIVPFRGEYFDLVRPELVRGLVYPVPDPAFPFLGVHLTRGIGGGVHVGPNAVPALAREGYGWGVVRPRELAGTLSWPGAWRMAGRHWRYGAGELRRSFSKEAFTTAVRRLLPAVTSDDLVPAAAGVRAQAVLRDGSLADDFLIREGPRAVHVLNAPSPAATASLPIGREVARRVLGVL; from the coding sequence ATGGTCCGGGCCGGGATGTACGACTGCGATGTGCTGGTGATCGGCGGCGGGATCGTCGGTCTGTCGACGGCGTATGCCATCACGCGTGCCGCGCCGGGGACGCGGGTCACCGTCCTGGAGAAGGAGGCCGGCCCCGCCAGGCACCAGACGGGACGCAACAGCGGGGTGATCCACAGCGGGATCTACTACCGCCCGGACTCCCTGAAGGCGCGGTACGCGGTGCGGGGCGCCGCCGAGATGATCAAGTTCTGCGCCGAGTACGGCATCGCGCACGAGGTCACCGGCAAGCTGATCGTCGCCACGGAGCGGTCCGAGCTGCCCCGCCTGCACGCCCTCGTCCAGCGCGGCAGGGAGAACGGCATTCCGGTCCGGGAGCTGGGCCCCGCCCAGATCGCGGAGTACGAACCGGAGGTGCGGGGGCTCGCCGCGATCCAGGTCGGGACGACGGGGATCTGTGACTACGGCTCGGTGGCGGAGCGCCTCGCGGACGCGTCGGGAGCCGATGTGCGGTACGGCGCGGACGTCGTGCGCATCGACCGGCGCGCGACGCTCGGGGTGGCCGTCCGCACGGCCGACGGCTCGGTGGTGCGGGGCAAGGTCCTGGTCAACTGCGCGGGGCTGCAGTGCGACCGGGTGGCGATGCTGGCCGGTGACGACCCCGGGATGCGGATCGTGCCCTTCCGCGGGGAGTACTTCGACCTGGTGCGGCCCGAGCTGGTGCGGGGCCTGGTGTATCCGGTCCCGGACCCGGCGTTCCCCTTCCTGGGGGTGCATCTGACGCGGGGCATCGGGGGCGGGGTCCACGTGGGGCCCAACGCGGTGCCCGCGCTGGCCCGCGAGGGGTACGGATGGGGTGTGGTGCGGCCACGGGAGCTCGCGGGGACACTGAGCTGGCCGGGGGCCTGGCGGATGGCCGGGCGGCACTGGCGGTACGGGGCGGGGGAGCTTCGGCGCTCCTTCTCCAAGGAGGCCTTCACCACGGCCGTGCGCAGACTGCTGCCCGCGGTGACCTCGGACGATCTGGTGCCCGCTGCCGCCGGGGTGCGGGCGCAGGCGGTCCTGCGGGACGGGTCGCTGGCCGACGACTTCCTGATACGGGAGGGGCCGCGGGCCGTGCACGTACTGAACGCGCCCTCGCCCGCGGCGACGGCTTCTCTCCCTATCGGGAGGGAAGTGGCTCGGCGGGTGCTGGGGGTTCTGTAG
- a CDS encoding MerR family transcriptional regulator: protein MTADDSFGRLDDDDYPAYTMGRAADMLGTTQGFLRAIGEARLITPLRSAGGHRRYSRYQLRIAARARELVDQGTPIEAACRIVILEDQLEEAQRINAEHHRAAGATTPPAMSQNG from the coding sequence GTGACAGCAGACGATTCGTTCGGGCGTCTCGACGACGACGACTATCCCGCCTACACCATGGGCCGGGCCGCCGACATGCTCGGCACCACCCAGGGCTTCCTCCGCGCCATCGGCGAGGCCCGCCTCATCACCCCGCTGCGCTCCGCGGGCGGCCACCGCCGCTACTCCCGCTACCAACTGCGCATCGCCGCCCGCGCCCGCGAACTCGTCGACCAGGGCACCCCCATCGAGGCCGCCTGCCGCATCGTCATCCTCGAAGACCAACTCGAAGAAGCCCAGCGCATCAACGCCGAACACCACCGCGCCGCCGGAGCAACGACCCCGCCGGCCATGAGTCAAAACGGCTGA
- a CDS encoding GAF and ANTAR domain-containing protein: protein MTAVRGEVVILASRYTGDAEPGLRIGQACRRALHSAYSVGLTLAVDAALAQRVSLCAAGPLARKGEELQISLGEGPCVQALSQRAQVLVADLDDPEATRHWPVFAQQAKAHYIRAAYALPILHGADAAGQAGLALTLYRHRPGPISEADLQVAQDHADAADLLLLTTPVPSQDELVHAWLLPAEAVVHQAIGMISYRHSLSTGQALALLRAHAHTQSTPLPSLARAVVHDHFTLLDPPASENGEG from the coding sequence GTGACGGCCGTCCGCGGTGAGGTCGTCATCCTCGCCTCCCGCTACACAGGAGACGCCGAACCTGGACTGCGCATCGGCCAGGCGTGCCGGAGGGCCCTGCACAGCGCGTACTCCGTGGGGCTCACACTGGCGGTCGATGCCGCCCTGGCGCAGCGGGTGTCGCTCTGCGCGGCCGGCCCGCTGGCCCGCAAGGGCGAGGAGCTGCAGATCAGTCTCGGAGAAGGCCCCTGCGTACAGGCCCTGAGCCAGCGCGCTCAGGTCCTGGTCGCCGATCTCGACGACCCGGAAGCCACCCGGCACTGGCCCGTCTTCGCCCAACAGGCGAAGGCGCACTACATCCGGGCCGCCTACGCGCTGCCGATCCTCCACGGCGCCGACGCGGCCGGGCAGGCCGGCCTCGCCCTCACCCTCTACCGTCACCGCCCCGGCCCGATCTCCGAAGCCGACCTGCAAGTTGCCCAGGACCACGCCGACGCCGCAGACCTCCTGCTTCTCACTACGCCCGTGCCGAGCCAGGACGAGCTCGTCCACGCCTGGCTCCTGCCGGCGGAGGCCGTGGTCCACCAGGCCATCGGCATGATCAGCTACCGCCACTCCCTCTCCACCGGCCAGGCCCTCGCCCTGCTGCGCGCCCATGCCCACACCCAGTCAACGCCCCTGCCCAGCCTGGCCCGTGCCGTCGTCCACGATCACTTCACGCTCCTCGACCCGCCCGCTTCCGAAAACGGAGAGGGCTGA